CAGCGTCCCGTCCGGCCGCGCCGCCTCCAGCTGGATACCGACCAGGATCAGCGCGGCGGCGCACGCGACCGAGCCGACGTACAGCAGCGGCTTGCGCCCGAAGCGGTCGATCAGGAACAGCGCCAGCACGGTGAAGGCCAGGTTGGTGCCGCCCACCGCGACCGACTGAAGCAGCGCGCTGTCCGCCCCGGCCCCGCCCAGCGCGAAGATGCGCGGCGCGTAATAGAGCAGCGCGTTGATCCCCGACAGCTGGTTGAACATCGCGATCGCGATCGCGCAGCCGACCGGGGTGGCGTAGCGGCGCTGGAACAGCCGCGGCGCCGCCTCCGCCGCGCCGTCCCGCGCGCGGGCGTCCTGCATCCGCGCCAGTTCCGCCTCTGGCGCGGCGAAGCCCAGCCGCCGCATCACCGCCAGCGCCTGCGCCTCGCGACCGTTCACCGCATACCAGCGCGGCGTGTCGGGCAGCGCCAGCGTCACCGCCAGGAAGATCGCGGAGGGGACCGCGACGATCCCCAGCATCCAGCGCCACGAATCGTCGCCCGGCACGACCTGCGCGATCACATAATTGGACGCGAAGGCGATCAGGATGCCCAGCACGATGTTCAGCTGGTTCAGCGCCACCAGCCGCCCGCGGAACCTCGCGGGCGATACCTCCGCGATATAGACCGGCGTCACCACCGATGCGGCGCCGATCGCCAGCCCGCCCAGGAAGCGGAACGCCAGCAGCATCGCCCAATTCCCCGCCAGCGCCGCCCCCAGCGACGACACGACATAGGCGATCGCCACCACCAGCAGCATCGGCTTGCGCCCGTAGCGGTCGGCCGGCGCGCCCGCGATCAGCGACCCGATGACGGTGCCGATCAGCGCGGAGGCGACGGTGAACCCCAGCGCCCCGTCGCTGAGCGCGAAGCG
The sequence above is drawn from the Sphingomonas adhaesiva genome and encodes:
- a CDS encoding sugar porter family MFS transporter; this encodes MTPTVLSPPRDDEARVTAAIVVSALGAALGGLLFGFDTAVISGTTAALQARFALSDGALGFTVASALIGTVIGSLIAGAPADRYGRKPMLLVVAIAYVVSSLGAALAGNWAMLLAFRFLGGLAIGAASVVTPVYIAEVSPARFRGRLVALNQLNIVLGILIAFASNYVIAQVVPGDDSWRWMLGIVAVPSAIFLAVTLALPDTPRWYAVNGREAQALAVMRRLGFAAPEAELARMQDARARDGAAEAAPRLFQRRYATPVGCAIAIAMFNQLSGINALLYYAPRIFALGGAGADSALLQSVAVGGTNLAFTVLALFLIDRFGRKPLLYVGSVACAAALILVGIQLEAARPDGTLVLLGLMGFIAAFAVSQGAVIWVFLSEVFPSEVRGKGQALGSTTHWVMAAAITWLFPVVAGALGGFVFFFFGAMMLAQLVWVRRFMPETNGVALEDMGARVN